A single window of Apodemus sylvaticus chromosome 4, mApoSyl1.1, whole genome shotgun sequence DNA harbors:
- the LOC127682169 gene encoding 3 beta-hydroxysteroid dehydrogenase/Delta 5-->4-isomerase type 1 isoform X1 has product MPGWSCLVTGAGGFLGQRIIWMLVQEKELQEVRALDKVFRPETKEEFSKLQTKAKVTVLEGDILDAQCLRRACQGISVVIHTAAVIDVTGVIPRQTILDVNLKGTQNLLEACVQASVSAFVFCSSVDVAGPNSYKEIVLNGREEEHHESTWPDPYPYSKKMAEKAVLAANGSLLKNGGTLHTCALRPMYIYGERSSIISNIIISALKNKGILCVTGKFSIVNPVYVGNAAWAHILAVRGLRDPKKSPNIQGQFFYISDDTPPQSYDDLNYTLSKEWGLRLDSSWSLPLPLLYWLAFLLETVSFLLSPVYRYRPLFNCHLVTLSNSKFTFSYKKAQRDLGYEPLVSWEEAKQKTSAWIGTLVEQHKETLDPKSQ; this is encoded by the exons ATGCCTGGGTGGAGCTGCTTGGTGACAGGAGCAGGAGGATTTCTTGGCCAGAGAATCATCTGGATGTTGGTGCAAGAGAAAGAACTGCAGGAGGTCAGGGCTCTGGACAAAGTCTTCAGACCAGAAACCAAGGAGGAATTCTCTA AGCTGCAGACAAAGGCCAAAGTGACAGTGTTGGAAGGAGACATTCTTGATGCCCAGTGCCTGAGAAGAGCCTGTCAAGGCATCTCTGTTGTCATCCACACTGCTGCTGTCATTGATGTCACAGGTGTCATACCCAGGCAGACCATCCTAGATGTCAATCTGAAAG GTACCCAGAACCTACTGGAGGCCTGTGTCCAAGCCAGTGTGTCAGCCTTCGTCTTCTGCAGCTCAGTTGACGTTGCAGGACCCAACTCCTACAAGGAGATCGTCCTGAACGGCCGTGAGGAAGAGCATCATGAAAGCACATGGCCTGACCCATACCCATACAGCAAAAAGATGGCTGAGAAGGCAGTGCTGGCAGCCAATGGGAGCCTCCTGAAGAACGGTGGCACTTTGCACACTTGTGCCCTAAGGCCCATGTACATTTATGGGGAGAGAAGTTCAATCATTTCTAACATAATAATTAGTGCCCTGAAAAATAAGGGTATTCTGTGTGTTACTGGCAAATTCTCCATAGTCAACCCAGTATATGTGGGTAATGCAGCATGGGCTCACATTCTGGCTGTCAGGGGCCTTAGAGACCCCAAGAAGTCACCAAATATCCAAGGACAATTCTTCTACATCTCAGATGACACTCCTCCCCAAAGCTATGATGATTTAAATTACACCCTGAGCAAGGAATGGGGACTCCGCCTTGATTCTAGTTGGAGccttcccctgcccctgctctACTGGCTTGCCTTCCTGCTGGAAACTGTGAGCTTCCTGCTGAGTCCAGTCTACAGGTATCGACCTCTCTTTAACTGTCACTTGGTCACACTGTCAAATAGCAAGTTCACTTTTTCCTACAAGAAAGCTCAGCGAGACCTGGGTTATGAGCCACTTGTCAGCTGGGAGGAAGCCAAGCAGAAAACCTCTGCATGGATCGGGACACTAGTGGAGCAGCACAAGGAGACACTGGACCCAAAGTCTCAGTGA
- the LOC127682169 gene encoding 3 beta-hydroxysteroid dehydrogenase/Delta 5-->4-isomerase type 1 isoform X2: MPGWSCLVTGAGGFLGQRIIWMLVQEKELQEVRALDKVFRPETKEEFSSTQNLLEACVQASVSAFVFCSSVDVAGPNSYKEIVLNGREEEHHESTWPDPYPYSKKMAEKAVLAANGSLLKNGGTLHTCALRPMYIYGERSSIISNIIISALKNKGILCVTGKFSIVNPVYVGNAAWAHILAVRGLRDPKKSPNIQGQFFYISDDTPPQSYDDLNYTLSKEWGLRLDSSWSLPLPLLYWLAFLLETVSFLLSPVYRYRPLFNCHLVTLSNSKFTFSYKKAQRDLGYEPLVSWEEAKQKTSAWIGTLVEQHKETLDPKSQ, encoded by the exons ATGCCTGGGTGGAGCTGCTTGGTGACAGGAGCAGGAGGATTTCTTGGCCAGAGAATCATCTGGATGTTGGTGCAAGAGAAAGAACTGCAGGAGGTCAGGGCTCTGGACAAAGTCTTCAGACCAGAAACCAAGGAGGAATTCTCTA GTACCCAGAACCTACTGGAGGCCTGTGTCCAAGCCAGTGTGTCAGCCTTCGTCTTCTGCAGCTCAGTTGACGTTGCAGGACCCAACTCCTACAAGGAGATCGTCCTGAACGGCCGTGAGGAAGAGCATCATGAAAGCACATGGCCTGACCCATACCCATACAGCAAAAAGATGGCTGAGAAGGCAGTGCTGGCAGCCAATGGGAGCCTCCTGAAGAACGGTGGCACTTTGCACACTTGTGCCCTAAGGCCCATGTACATTTATGGGGAGAGAAGTTCAATCATTTCTAACATAATAATTAGTGCCCTGAAAAATAAGGGTATTCTGTGTGTTACTGGCAAATTCTCCATAGTCAACCCAGTATATGTGGGTAATGCAGCATGGGCTCACATTCTGGCTGTCAGGGGCCTTAGAGACCCCAAGAAGTCACCAAATATCCAAGGACAATTCTTCTACATCTCAGATGACACTCCTCCCCAAAGCTATGATGATTTAAATTACACCCTGAGCAAGGAATGGGGACTCCGCCTTGATTCTAGTTGGAGccttcccctgcccctgctctACTGGCTTGCCTTCCTGCTGGAAACTGTGAGCTTCCTGCTGAGTCCAGTCTACAGGTATCGACCTCTCTTTAACTGTCACTTGGTCACACTGTCAAATAGCAAGTTCACTTTTTCCTACAAGAAAGCTCAGCGAGACCTGGGTTATGAGCCACTTGTCAGCTGGGAGGAAGCCAAGCAGAAAACCTCTGCATGGATCGGGACACTAGTGGAGCAGCACAAGGAGACACTGGACCCAAAGTCTCAGTGA